In Phaseolus vulgaris cultivar G19833 chromosome 10, P. vulgaris v2.0, whole genome shotgun sequence, a single genomic region encodes these proteins:
- the LOC137818484 gene encoding transcription factor bHLH140: MDMMDEDETSAPREGKPVLVILVGAPGSGKSTFGEDVMRSSTRHWVRVCQDTIGNGKAGTKAQCLSSATSALKDGKSVFIDRCNLNREQRSEFIKLDGGLQIDVHAVVLDLPAKLCISRSVKRTGHEGNLQGGKAAAVVNRMLQHKELPKLSEGFNRITFCQNENDVKNAINTYSSLGPLDSLSHGCFGQKNTDSKIQVGIMKFLKKAEVPLTATSTTRSTEDPTSQTLRKNNSYCKDKETLSSILDNANLESKEVEGQEVGSAGYHADQVCLDDISTLAFPSISTSDFQFNLEKAADIIIEKVVEFSNKFRNARLVLVDLSHKSKILSLVKARVVEKNMDTQRFFTHVGDITHLYSRGGLRCNAIANAANWRLKPGGGGVNAAIFNAAGPELESATKEKVKSLSPGNAAVVPLPSSSPLFTREGVTHVIHVLGPNMNPQRPNYLNNDYSKGCKILQDAYTSLFEGFASIVMNQPGIPVGKSENLERKSLELPVRSDCSSRKYFTSDQKSKRGHDHGSEKSKKCKGNHDGLGLAFTNSKDEKVDSEHTRTERSRSKAWGSWTQALHQIAMHPQQQKGDLLEISDDVVVLNDMYPKAQKHVLVLARIGGLDCLADVQKEHLQLLNKMHDVGLKWAEKFLNENASLVFRLGYHSAPSMRQLHLHVISQDFESTQLKNKKHWNSFNTAFFRDSVDVMDEISSDGKATLKDDDKLLSMELRCHRCRSAHPNIPRLKSHISSCQSPFPAYLLQNGRLVNAPGEPRNSVP; encoded by the exons ATGGACATGATGGACGAGGATGAAACTTCTGCACCCAGAG AGGGGAAGCCCGTTTTGGTGATCCTGGTTGGAGCACCTGGAAGTGGCAAATCCACCTTCGGTGAAGATGTAATGCGTTCCTCTACTCGCCACTGGGTTCGCGTTTGCCAG GACACTATTGGAAATGGTAAAGCAGGAACTAAAGCTCAATGCCTAAGCAGTGCAACTAGTGCGTTGAAGGATGGGAAGAGTGTATTTATTGATAGGTGCAATCTTAACAGAGAACAGCGGTCAGAATTTATAAAGCTTGATGGTGGACTCCAAATAGATGTCCATGCAGTTGTACTTGATCTTCCTGCTAAGCTTTGTATTTCTCGATCAGTCAAACGAACTGGGCATGAAGGAAATTTACAGGGTGGAAAAGCTGCTGCAGTTGTGAATAGAATGCTTCAACATAAAGAACTTCCCAAATTAAGTGAAGGCTTTAACCGGATAACATTTTGTCAGAATGAGAATGATGTAAAAAATGCTATTAATACATACAGCTCACTTGGGCCGCTGGATAGTCTTTCACATGGCTGCTTTGGTCAGAAGAATACAGATTCCAAAATTCAAGTTGGTATAATGAAGTTCCTAAAAAAAGCAGAGGTCCCACTTACTGCTACATCTACAACGAGAAGCACTGAAGACCCTACTTCCCAGACTCTAAGGAAAAATAATTCCTACTGCAAAGATAAGGAAACACTTTCCTCAATTTTAGATAATGCCAACTTAGAGTCAAAGGAAGTAGAAGGCCAAGAAGTTGGCTCTGCTGGTTACCATGCCGATCAAGTTTGTCTGGATGATATTTCCACTTTGGCATTTCCCTCTATTTCAACATCTGATTTCCAATTCAACCTTGAGAAGGCAGCTGATATTATTATCGAGAAGGTTGTGGAGTTCTCAAATAAGTTTAGGAATGCCAGACTTGTTCTTGTTGACTTGTCTCACAAGTCAAAGATTCTTTCCTTAGTTAAAGCCAGAGTCGTGGAAAAAAACATGGACACCCAAAGGTTTTTTACCCATGTTGGGGACATTACTCATCTTTATTCCAGGGGAGGTTTGCGATGTAATGCCATTGCTAATGCTGCCAACTG GAGGTTGAAACCTGGAGGTGGAGGTGTTAATGCAGCAATTTTTAATGCTGCAGGTCCAGAACTGGAGTCTGcaacaaaagaaaaagtaaaatctCTTTCGCCTGGGAATGCTGCTGTTGTCCCTCTACCTTCATCTTCTCCTTTGTTCACCAGAGAGGGTGTAACCCATGTAATACATGTTCTTGGACCTAATATGAACCCACAAAGACCAAATTATCTAAATAATGATTATAGTAAAGGCTGCAAAATTCTCCAAGATGCTTATACTTCACTTTTTGAAGGTTTTGCATCTATTGTGATGAACCAGCCAGGGATACCAGTGGGAAAAAGTGAAAACCTTGAAAGGAAGTCTTTGGAGTTGCCGGTTCGGTCTGATTGTTCTTCCAGAAAATATTTTACTAGTGATCAAAAGAGTAAGAGAGGTCATGATCATGGATCAGAGAAAAGCAAGAAATGCAAGGGAAATCATGATGGCTTAGGATTGGCCTTTACTAATTCTAAGGATGAAAAGGTAGATTCAGAGCATACAAGAACTGAGAGGAGCAGAAGTAAGGCTTGGGGATCATGGACTCAAGCTCTTCACCAAATAGCTATGCATCCTCAACAGCAAAAGGGTGACTTACTTGAAATTTCCGATGATGTTGTTgtattgaatgatatgtatccAAAG GCACAGAAGCATGTTCTGGTGTTGGCACGAATTGGGGGTCTTGACTGCCTCGCTGATGTCCAAAAGGAGCACCTTCAGTTATTGAACAAGATGCATGATGTGGGTTTAAAGTGGGCAGAGAAGTTCTTGAACGAGAATGCTTCTCTGGTATTTCGACTTGGATATCACTCG GCACCATCAATGCGACAACTACATTTACATGTTATTAGCCAGGACTTTGAATCAACACAATTAAAGAATAAGAAGCACTGGAACTCGTTTAACACTGCTTTCTTTCGTGACTCGGTTGATGTAATGGATGAGATCTCTAGTGATGGGAAGGCAACATTGAAAGATGATGACAAGCTACTCTCCATGGAGTTGAGGTGCCACAGATGTAGAAGTGCCCATCCAAACATACCCCGGTTAAAATCTCATATCAGCAGCTGTCAATCCCCCTTTCCTGCTTACCTACTTCAGAATGGACGTTTAGTGAATGCTCCGGGGGAACCTCGCAACAGTGTCCCGTAG